The genomic region CTGACCAGTGGCACTAAAACCACCGCTGGAAGAACTAGAGCTAGTCCCACCTCGCTTAAAACTCTGGGTTTTGCGAGGTCCGAGagatgcctgacctttgccaTTGTCATCTTTCCTCTGGTtgccatctttttcttcctcctcactctcgctGGGCATGTTCTcggaatcctcaatcctcaataGAATCTCATAGAACTCATGGTAGGAGTCGCAAGGGGTAGTGGTCGTCATAAAACGCCACTTTTTCTTAGTACCCaaacggaaacgacgaagcatctccctCGGATTGGCAGCAACCTCCGGATAATAACGGGATAATCAGTAAACCTCCGATAATACTCATTCACCGTCAACTTCCCTTGCCTCAACTCGGTGAATTCCTGCTTTTTGCAATCAATCTACTCAGGAGGCACAAATTTTTTTCGAAACAATTGCCTAAACACCTCCTAGTTAGTCCTTTCCTTCGGGGATAAACGATGAatctcctgctcccaccaggatGCAGATTCCTGACCCAAGAACCAAGATGTCGTCTCAACCCACTTTTCAACAGGgagattcccctgattatgcaataCACAAAAGGTCTTTTCAATATGTTCCAGCCACCGCTCAGCTCCCTCAAAACCCTCGTGGCCCTGGAACTTATCCagcttcagattgtacatagtctccaaaTGAGTCATTTGGGGATGGCGGAGCGCCGACTGAATATTGGTAGCGATAGCTTCCCCCAATTGAGCTACATCGAGGAAATTAGGCTCAGGAGAGTGACGTGGTTCCCTACAAGGAGGCATAGTTCTGATAGAAGACTGCAAAACAATTAGAACACTCACAAAAatacaggactgccaaacctatgctctgataccaaactgacataccccgaccgaaatcagaGCGTGCTGGCAGTTACGTGAGAgagacgtaaccatgtgcacagtgcggaaactcagaataataataaagtacgaacaataaaaaccaagctacaCACAGAGtagataacatacatgtgcaagctaagtgtgaaaaacaatattcagagtacagaaaacctagtgcagtccagaggaacaaacactaattaaaacacacccagaggtggtcctacactggtgataatctgtcagatatgccgaaaattcctcgtgagccaccaaaagagctgtccaactagaacctggaggggcgcaaaacagaaagtgtgagtgggcaaaaacaaagcttttcaaaatcatttcattaacaaaagttctaaccccttgctgtaaaacatgtatagtttcccagaaaatagaatatacacatatatagaaaacatgctcagaaatatgccatgtcgaatgcctctgcataaaatgtaagtaacccaggtaatgtcaatcaatgcaatgtaatctgtcagctggagtcacctaacgtgacctgtacagttgaaactagagctcaaatccccaacttactaactatacctgcacacaagtcggaaccacctaaagtggtctgtataacaggattgggtgtaaataaatacgctcaagtgctacgatcacgtgaagattgggCGAATAAtagcgggtcacctacgagtcggaaccacttatggtggtctatacgacatgactgtgcacctaacttggatctaagatgagcgtgtggtgcgggaagtgaacatcacgtgaaggactgtgccctactctgggcggaagcactaacaccgagggtgcaggttatgagctctctatgtatCTCACCTTACTATTAATCacaaacataaatcataacttacctggcacttacctgtacgtccgtagcaccaaacatacatatatccaactactaatgcataattaaataggcaaacgcaaaGCATGGCatgtaaaacatataaacatttcatttcattttctaggaaaatccacaagtatataggtatatacggaaaaccaaaagcccactcactggtatgtagaatgGTCGTAACCctcttgcctcgagtgactgcgctcgtctttgggataggtctcacctatatgcgaaacaactataaaaacgttaatttaaagcacataaccaaaaccaggtaataacttctcgtacaatgctcaaatgggatgtatgaatacaccaacgtgatatactcaacctcacgaacatccccatatttttaaaataatttttcgacgtTTCacacgccggccaaggcacggccacacgcgctggcacactgacggcgttaGTTAACGccgtaaggaatattccgttaaaactaacagattccgttaaagttaacctaacgctgttaggaatattctgtccaaactgacggaatattccgtcgtcttctccggccaacctcCGGCACCGTCGCCGTCGccagaaaactggaaaattttctaatctttgtttctcactcgtttttcaaccaaattccacaaaattggtaccaaaatgaagcttacaacaaaaagaacaaaaccttaccactttggagccctaaaaccaacggaatctcgccggaaaaacccacgatactccggccaaacctgtaactcatgatcccgacgtccaaaaccttcaaacgaaccaccccgagctttctaaggacctcaccaagcttcctctaaacctgaaattcccaaaaacacacgattttacgtgtgcatgaacaatacTCCGAATTGAACATCTCGGGTTCGATGTGAAAACAAaggtttccttacctgaaattgttatggttgaactcgtatgaacctcacgaacacaaaggtatGGTTTTCTACTTCGATCCGTAACGTTTTCACAGGTTTTGGTCTTGGTCcgtacgaagaagaagaagaagaagaagaagaaggagagagagacacgAGACAGGGCAGAAGATGAGAATgagagtgtgggtgtgtgtggtCTAGATGCAGCCAACCAAAttcccaaaacaaccacacgaTGAAACAaaccactaggggcaaaactgtcatttcacacctacggtacgaataatctaggacgggctgtcacactaaaactaaaaatatatgataaaaaatttagtcataaatataaatatactaattgtaacatttttaacattaaatgaatatatttagaaataaaaaaaaatttattattgaaataattaatgatgttatgaATACCCAatgaccttgatcaaaaattgaaaaggagtaggattttaatcaatggagtagcaaaaggaaggatgagaacctaatttctccaagTTATAAATATAATACAatgattttaaaacataaaaactcaTCGCAGACAATTAAATttgggatgtgctatccacacactccattttacttctcacatggCCCGTAATAATTTCTATtcgttaatcttcttcaattcatccgatccaacgatcgaaaattaaaaaggtgtgtgagaagtaaaattgggtgtgtggatatcacacctctTAAATTTTTGTGAATATGTAATATTATCTATGCATGTTATGTTGGacatttgattacttttaatatatatatatatatatatatatatatatatatatataaaattaacatGATGTTTAGTAGATTTGTAAGtactatacttaaaaaaaaaaatttaaaaataaaaaataaataaaaaaaaaagaagaagaagaagaagaagatgaaatcgcctttttttttttttaagtaattttttttttcaacaaacaaTATTGTCTACACTATGGAGAAGGGTTGACTTAGATTCACAATgtgctagtaataatgtagtttgaaatcttttttttttttaaaagcgtTTAATGAATTTTAATGTTCATATAATCATAAAATTTTACTATATTAGTTTCAAGTAATTGATAAAGGTAAATTAGTAAATTTATAAGCCAAATTTTGACTGAACGGATTATACGAAAGTAAATTGAAACTTGATAGGTGGTTTGTGTAATGTTTCAAACGTGAAggagttttgtgaaaactcaaTAAACCTCAATGAGTGTTTAGTATGATTAAATCGAGGTTATTGCTTGATAGATGTGTggtttcaaaaattatttttgacttGGTTATTTTTATTGAAAGTTGTAAGGATACAAAAAATTGCATTAATGGTAGATCATGTATGTTTttaggaggtggattgtctgccctctcatttccatactctcccaagccctcctgtttgtgtgattacggttaagttacgtcaacaaTTTATagtcctattactttttgttttattatttctataaaaaattaatataaaatgttgacatagcTTACACATAGAGCATGAAGAGAGTATGAAAATAAGAGGGCAGACAATACACCTCTCTGTTTTTAATATGTAGCTattgagaaaagagagaaactaGTCTGAAATCATGAATCGAACCAAAGAATCAGAATTATTACACTCACCAACGTTACATGAAGAATTCGCATTTGATACGAATCGGGCACGATCCAGTTCAGTATTTATCGCTTAAACTATGGATCGAATATACTGTTCGATCCGATTCTTAAAACcacaaacataaataaaaaaaatctttttctcATTTCCTTCGTATTGGGCCGTGATGGGCCCATGTCCATCCTAAAACACAGCCTAGTAACTCCAGCCTTCTTCACCAACAGACGTGCAGCTTTTCAGACCCAGGTAAACGCTTCGGTTACCCGAAGGGCCATAACTGTTTTTTCAAGCTTTTCTTACTATTAATTTTGGCATCGAAGCCTCCCTTGCTTTTTCATCTTCCTCGTTGCGCTGGTGATACATAAATTCTGTACTACCTCTCTCAGTCACCAGACGGATTTTCCTCCCTGCTCCAGGCTCCAGAGGATAATAATTTCACAGCCCTTGGTTTTATGGGtaagattttaaaagaaaaaattgatttgCTTTTCCAACAGCTATATCGTTaaggctttttattttttatttttcgtgtGAATTTCGTTAagatttttgaatttgaaatcgttgtgtgtatatatgaaCCTTTTGTGCGATTTGAGTTGATGCAATGGACTGTATGTGGTAAATACCCTCTTTTGGTGTGATTATATTTTAATCTCTCTTCACTTAGCTGTTAATGACTTAATGTATTTGAGAATTAATGAATCATATTCATATCATGTGCAGCACTGTGTTAGGAATGTTAACCTAACTTACATGTTTGTAATTGTATCTTTACCAGGTCATCCAACATGCTATATAAATCTTAAATCGGATAgggaaaaacataaatattcaACTTTGCAGTAATGTTAATGATTTTACACAACACAGTGACTGagaaagcaaaatcaattttaagAGTAATCAATGTAATTTGGGGCACTAAACAACCCATAACATGGTAATGATTTTGCTAACTTTGAATTCTTCGCATAGGACATACTCATGGAGTAAAAGGTTTACCTTGTGTTATTGTTCGTTCAACTTTCTGTTGCATTAAACATTCAATCTTGGAACACTTTTACCTCAAAAACCACATGTCATGCTGATTCTTCGTGTGTTGTTGGAGAGTGTATTAACTGGTGGTGTGAAAAATTACTAACTAGCTCACATTCTAGATGGAAGATAGAATAAATGGGCATTGTGTGAATGAGTAAGATTTTAATTTCTgctaaattaaatttaaaatgtgaGAGCGGTAAATATAGAATCACAGTTCTATTCGATGTTGTTTCGTGATAATacaatttgaacctaaaaatatagggtaatgctagagaaactaaatttgtggactaaatttgcaaactaaacgatgtgtcactaataagaaataagcacgttaatcaacacttgtgTAACAATCCActtatcaacttccatgtcatttagtttacaaaatttagtctacaaatttagtctccctagcttACCTAAAAATATAACTTATATAACAATGAATGTCAAACTGTTACTTTGCAAAGTGCTCTTACATGAGCTCTGTTTGTGTTTGCAAGATACCATTATTTGGAAGTTCAGTCTTATGGGAAAAATACGAATGAAACTTGTGAAGACTAGGTGTCAATAGGATGTAGTAATATTAAAGAAAGGATTATGGATAGAATACATTTCAAATGGATTTGATGTAACTATATACCAGGAATCGATTAAATCTGCATCTCCTTTATTATTAACTGAATCCCTatatttgaactttgaagtCATTCCTTCCGAGTGGGTCCACAAGTGTAAATTGGTATGAATGTGGAAGaagattgaaagaaaaaagaattcagTATTGTATATAGGGTACCCTGGCTGTCCATTGTCCAAAAAGAAAGATTTGACTTGAAATTCTGTGTATCTGGTTGTTAGTACTCAGTTGAAGGTTGGTCTTCGGTTGGTGTTTGAGATATGTTGTTGTTTCGCCTATCAATGATTCATGGTTTCATCCTTCATCAAAGTGATATGTTATACTGTGCTTTGTGAAGAAGTTGATGATGGGTGGAACTTCAATCCATTTCCTACTCTGTATACGGCTGTGTATCAAATCTGTATGTGGTTGCTGCTTTAATATCTAAACAAGTTATATTCTTTTAGTGTAGAATTGGAATGATTTTGggctttttgagtttttggtcaTTCTGGAAACAATACACAATAAAGTTCAAATCAGAACTTCTCAGTTGTGAATATAATTGAGTGTTGAAGCATCTCTATTGGTCCTAGTGCACAAATGAATTTTGTGGATGAGGATGCTTCTGGCTCTGGAGACGATGCAAACATGCAAGATGGAAACAAGAATCATTCTGGGATACCATCAAGTTCAGGTCGTCGAAAGAGAAGTCGCAAGGCTACAGGTGATGCTATAGTGGATGCTATGCTCGAAATAGCTGCTGCTTCAAAAATGAGGGCAGCAGCAATATTGAAGAGCGAGGAACGGTTTTCTATAAGCAAATGCATAAAGGTATTGGATGACATGTCAGGCATCGATCAGCAGATCTACTTTTGTGCATTGGATTTATTCGAGAACTCCAATGCAAGAGAAACTTTCATATCTCTTAGAAGTGAGAAACGACTACCGTGGTTGCAACGCAAGTTTAGTGCTTCCTCTAATTGAATAGATGAGCAGTATTATCGAattccttctttttattttatgtgtaGTTGAAGTGTCAAAGATTCTTATGGGTTGTATCAAGTTCACTCCGAACCGTTGATATTGTAACTAGTATGACATTCTGTTTTACGGCTGTGTCATTTTTTGGATTGACATTAGAGGGTATTTAGTGGatttctattttatatttttatgaaattaGAGGAATTAGTTTCCATTTGAtggtttattgtttttgtttgaaggCTGGCCACGCCGCTCAAGTGATTGTCTTGTGTAgtatcttaattttaattttgcagATACATCAGCTGTCATGGATGATTTTGACTTAGAATTGGAAGAGATGGAACTAACTGCAGCAGCTGCTGGTTACTATTATTATAACAGTATTACCAGGCAACCTTGTCGTGGTCTGTCACCTAgtaaagcatgtggatttatgACCGAAGTCCTGATTGGTCATGATGATGTGTTCCAGGAAATGTTTCGGATGGATAAACATGTGTTTCACAAGTTATGTGACATTCTCCGGCAAAGAGGAATGCTACGTGATACTGCTGGTGTTATGATAGAGGAGCAGCTGGGAATCTTTTTGAATATTATTGGCCATAATGAACGCAACAGAGTTATCCAAGAGCGATTTCATCATTCAGGTGAAACCATCAGCCGTCATTTCAATAATGTGTTGAAGGCAGTCAAGTCACTGTCACGCGAATTTCTACAAACACCAACCCCCACCAGACCTTCAGAAATCCGTGGAAGCATTAGATTTTATCCATATTTCCAGGTTTTAGTCAAGTTACATACTTTTctcactttatttatttatttattttgccaTTTACTTTTAGTTACTATCTACTTTAGGATTTGTATCTTATAGCAACAAAATTATCTGTCTATTCTTAGGATTGTCTTGGAGTCATTGGTGGAATGCACATTCCAGCCCATGTCCCAGCCAAAGATCAATCCCGGTTTCGAAATAAGAAAGGTGTTCTTTCACAAAATGTGTTGGCAGCTTGCACGTTTGACCTTCAGTTTATATTCATTTATCCTGGCTGGGAAGGCTCAGCTGCAGGAGCCCGTGTGTTGAAGGCAGTCCTTGATGATCCGCATCAGAATTTCCCTCGTATTCCCGAAGGTGTGCCTTCGATATATTATCTGTAACATGCTTCCTGTAAGCATTATTTCTTTATCATGACATTGCACTTTGTAATGCCATCTACAACTTACTTTTATCAATGATTTTATCTTGCAGGAAAATATTACCTTGTCGACACAGGATATGCAAATATGAAAGGCTTTATTGCCCCATTTCAAGGCGTCAGGTATCATGCTAATGAATATAGAGGTGCAAATCAATTACCTAGAAATGCAAGGGAGCTATTTAATCACAGGCACTCATCTCTTAGGAATGTCATCCAGAGatctttttatttgttgaagACTAGGTTTCCGATACTCAAACTTGCTCCTCAATACGCATTTCATATTCAAAGGGATATAGTTATAGCTGCGTGTGTTCTACACAATTACATCCGGCGTATGTCAAAAAAGGATTGGCTGTTTTCGAGTGCGGAAGGGACAACAATGGATGAATTGCCTGATCTCGATGAAAATCTTGACACAGAGTTACTTACTTCGATACAAGAACATGTTGCTTTATCAGTGAGAGAGTCAATTGCCACAGAAATGTGGGATGACTTCATAAATAAATGGGATCAATGGTAACTGTCAGCAGTAGCTTTTATTATGGTGATATTTTCAAACCGTAAGAGGCATCCTTTGACGAGGAGCAAAGCAAGGAAGTTATTGTTTGGGATACATCTTAACATTTGGTCTTGGTCCGGCTTAAGACGTAAAacctagctttttttttttttttttttttttatatagagagGTTAAATGATGCAGATTCTATGATTGTGATAATTGTAATTATTTGTAAGAAAGTGCTATTCACACGTATTTTTACCTTCCATACACCTTTGTTAATTTTGGCCATAGATCTTTAATTCATTCTATCAAATGCGTGAAAATTGggagaggtgtgtggatagcagtACCTATTTATAATTTGACCATTTCTGCTGTGAGGCCGTAACTAAGGAAAGTACTGAggatcagtttttttttctaggttCATTTAACATCTACAGAGATTAATCATGACACGAAagcaattaaattttaattagcatgagtttaaaatcaaaatcaattcgtatatatttttatgtaaagaGTTGATGTACTTTTTCGGTGCAAATGCTCTCAGAACTCATATCTAAGCATTCAAAATCAAGGTttgtccccaaaaaaaaaaaaaaaaaaaaaaagaagagcatTCAAAATCAAGGATTCAAAACCTAAATCTAAAGATATttcaattggaaaaaaaaaaaaggaaaacaaaacaaaaaatatttcaattgaatAGTGGTTTTTCAAATAAAGTAAGTAGGAagacaaccaaaacaaaacaaaggctCTACGGATAGGAATAGGATAATGTCCCCAGATTTTGCTCATCTATTATGTGAGTCCGcttatttaaattttgttaaTCCTTATTTTTTCCCACAAATTTTGCTTATCTATTATGTGAGTCCGCTTATTTAAAATGGTCTTTGAAAGTTGTCTCaaaataaattacaatttaTATGCAAATAACAAATGTATCCATTTTTAATTATACCAAAATTTATTATGATAAATGTGACGATCCGTTCcgaattattatatatttttctcccCGAGTGTGTAAAGTGATGGCAATGCCTCGTGGTTTAGTGACGTGGATGTACACatgtagttttaaattattatttctaCCATCGTACTTAAATCGTACTCGACGCCATGAGTGTGCTAATGTGAACTAGGGTCGAATCGGATTCGTAACGAAGAAGTTACGAACAAACGAGTGTGTAAATGGGtagaaatatatttttatggGTTGGCTATACCTTACCCACCAATCACCTTAGTTCATGATTTCTTTGgcccaattaaattaaaaatctttCTCCTTTTTCCTTCTGCCCAATCACGCACGCACACAccttcactctctctcttctctcggaccttcttcttctttcttctccttctgtACACTCGAGCCACCTTTACCTCACAATCATAATCAACACATCATAGATCGAACTGGAAATCACTACCATTGCACTCACCTCGACCCCACGAACTCATTGGTACCCTTAGGTCGAGGACTAGACGTCGGAAATTCAAGAACTCGCGAGCTCTGGCGAGGTGTATTTTTCTACGTCGGGATCGTGGTCTTTTTCTAAGGTTTAAAGGCTCGAGGTGGGTCCTAATCAATTTTATAGGAACCCTAGATTGGTTTTGGAGCAGTTTGAACTTTGGAATAGGCGAGAACATGGAGTTGGAGGTTGGCCGGTTGTTCCAAGCCTTATTCCGACCACTTTTCGTCGGTTTTAGGACCTCAAATAGGTAAGATTGTGTTCTTCTAGTTAagagcttcaaatccatataaaattcatggaatttggttgaaaaatgatgaagatattaaaGTTTTAAGATTTTCCAGAAACCGGCGGCACATACCGTGGCCGGCGGCAGATTCCGACGAAGCCATCGAAGAAGGAGGagtatattccgtcaactttgacagaatatATCAATAGTGTCAGGTAATTCCGTTACCTTTtaaacggaatattccctaacgtcgTTAGGGATTTCGTCAGCGTgtcaggcacgtgcctgcgcgttgCTAGCTTGTGTGGCAGTGCCTTGGTCGGTGCATGAGGGCGCGTGAGACGTCAGGAAATTAATCTACAAATATCGGGGTGTTCGTATTGTTgagtaggtcacgttggtatatacAAACACCCCATTttagcaacgtatgagaagttattcctAGGGTTTCtgtatgtgctttaaaattaatgtaaaattagttatttcgcatataggtgagacgtaccCGGAGGACTAGTGTGGTTAGGCGAGACTTGGGGGCTACGATCCTGCTACTtactagtgagtgggcttttgttttctatatatatgtacatatgctTATGATTCCCATAAACTATTTTAAATGaacatatgttttaaatgccatgtcatgtGTGCATTATGTGTTAGTATTGCATTAGTATAGCTATGCATAGTATTGGATGAGACTGCAAAGGCTCAGGTGAGTACATCATGATGGTATTGGTTGCATTGTGTGTGGTTATAAGTTGATGCATTTTGAGCTCATTATCCTACACcgcggtgttagtgctcccgccttgGCCAGGacacagtccttcatgtgatgttcacttcccgcaccatatgctcaccttggatccaagtttggtgcacatccttgtcgtacagaccacaataggtggttccgacttataggtgacctgcgattattcgcacagtcttcacgtgatcgtagcacttgagcgtacttatctACACCCAactctgtcgtacagaccacaataggtggttttGACTCGTGTGCAAGCAAActtgatgagctatagattcagtcgtacaggtcacattaggtgacttcggctgacatACTATTTTACATTGATTCGTATCACCTGGCTTACACATTTTATGGTTGAACATCTTGACATGGCATACCTCTATTTTCACTGCTTGTAAGCATTATCCTTATGTACCTACGtgttgttattttctgggaaattatacaggttttacagtgaggggttagtatgtttatAAAGACAACTGTGTTttcaaaagctttgtttttgcccactcacattttctgttttgcacccctccatgTTCTAGGTAGCTAGTCATccttggtggctcacgaggactttCACGGCGATTCTGACATCtctataaataagtagggatcttTTCCttgtttgtataattagtacttagtTGGTTCGATTGCACTTTCGtttacctatgctctgatattTGTATAACTTGCTTGGTCACCTTCACTCACTTATGTTATCTTAGTTTAGATAAGTTTGgttttaggttttttatttattcgcttttcttttattatctcTTCTGTTGCGCATTTTGTTACGTTACCCTCACGTGACAGCCAGCACGTCTTGACCTTGGTCAGTGTGTGTCAATAAAACTCCACAATCTCCCctgataatttaattttatttcaaaattttaagcaaatttttttttactgattttgattttcctcttcttgttttttttttccttcaaccaAATGagaatgtaaaagaaaaattcaagagTAATACAGTCACACCCCAATCTCGAGACACGTTTAGGATTGACACGTGACGTTAGGTTGTAACTGGACAACCACATACAATCAAGCTAGATGTTGTACATCAATAATATACATAAACAAGCACTCATAAACCAATTCAGTGGTATCACAAAGTGAAGTAGCGAAAAAAATCATAGTTCAATTAtcctttccttttattttatattagaCTGCACCCTGAAACGGGGtcaagccattcatagttcacTCTTTGTTATACTTTGGCATTTCTCATGACATTCCTAGCAAGAAAACATAAAGTTTTAGACAACTCTTGACATAAGTGATGCACCAATATGTCATTCAATCTTTCACATACCTCAAAATAATTTCCTACAACAAAACCATAATCAATACCAACTAACATTTCAATGAACCAACGATgcacaaaaaatcacatttaacTACATTAATCAATCAATAAGATCAAACATTAATTCACGAATTTTAACAAAGTCAATTTTTGTAAGGTTTGTCGTAATTTTTTACCAGTTACAAACACGAGCGTAATTTTGAGCAACTTCTATTCACAAAAATCTAATATTTCAGACCAATTCAGCAAAACCAGTAGGAAATGGATTCTAGACCAACTCAATAAAACCATCCTTAAAATGCGTATGGTCTCCTAATGTGGATTAACCGGGCATGACCACTTATGGAACGATGTAACCAAATAGGTAGTGACCCCTCCATGCTGATTAACTAGGCAGAACTATAGGCAAACAAATCATAATGTGGGCctcaatgcggattaaccaagcatgaccATATGGTTCCCTAATCCGGATTAACTAGATAGA from Pyrus communis chromosome 9, drPyrComm1.1, whole genome shotgun sequence harbors:
- the LOC137746312 gene encoding uncharacterized protein isoform X2, which encodes MDTSAVMDDFDLELEEMELTAAAAGYYYYNSITRQPCRGLSPSKACGFMTEVLIGHDDVFQEMFRMDKHVFHKLCDILRQRGMLRDTAGVMIEEQLGIFLNIIGHNERNRVIQERFHHSGETISRHFNNVLKAVKSLSREFLQTPTPTRPSEIRGSIRFYPYFQDCLGVIGGMHIPAHVPAKDQSRFRNKKGVLSQNVLAACTFDLQFIFIYPGWEGSAAGARVLKAVLDDPHQNFPRIPEGKYYLVDTGYANMKGFIAPFQGVRNVIQRSFYLLKTRFPILKLAPQYAFHIQRDIVIAACVLHNYIRRMSKKDWLFSSAEGTTMDELPDLDENLDTELLTSIQEHVALSVRESIATEMWDDFINKWDQW
- the LOC137746312 gene encoding uncharacterized protein isoform X1 produces the protein MDTSAVMDDFDLELEEMELTAAAAGYYYYNSITRQPCRGLSPSKACGFMTEVLIGHDDVFQEMFRMDKHVFHKLCDILRQRGMLRDTAGVMIEEQLGIFLNIIGHNERNRVIQERFHHSGETISRHFNNVLKAVKSLSREFLQTPTPTRPSEIRGSIRFYPYFQDCLGVIGGMHIPAHVPAKDQSRFRNKKGVLSQNVLAACTFDLQFIFIYPGWEGSAAGARVLKAVLDDPHQNFPRIPEGKYYLVDTGYANMKGFIAPFQGVRYHANEYRGANQLPRNARELFNHRHSSLRNVIQRSFYLLKTRFPILKLAPQYAFHIQRDIVIAACVLHNYIRRMSKKDWLFSSAEGTTMDELPDLDENLDTELLTSIQEHVALSVRESIATEMWDDFINKWDQW